ACGGACGGGGGAGCCCAAGATCCGCCTGCGGACGCAGCGATCTCAGGATCGATCGCTGCCAGGCGTCGACGCCTTTACCTATCAGCAGGCTCGAACCGAGCTGCTGGTGGCGCTGATGCAGGCCAAGCCAGGCCTGCCAGCGAACGACTATCACACCGAAGCCGACCGGATCCTGCGCGCCAGGATGCATGCCTGAAACCAGGCAGGCCTCGTCACGTCCGCAACTTGGCAAATTGGCCATTTCCGCGCTGATTCCGCCTCTCGGCACTCTCCTTTTCAACCTCGCCCTTCCTCGACCAGCACTCCCGCACGCGGATCCTGCGTGCAGGAGTTTCTAGTGAGTCGTTAAGTGTCGGGGAGACCGCCAGTAGGTGTCGGGCATTAACCAGCTGGTTTTAAAAGAATCAGGAGAGCGGTGGTGCTGCACACCACGAAATATGCCCCTTCGGGAAACTTTCTACCTTGAGCGCGCCGGGGACTTTTGTGCGGCAGCCCGTCTAAGCGGCCCGACCTTCGGCCGCCCTCTCCGGCGCTCCGCGCCTACGCCCCCTGCGGGGCGCCAAGACCACGGATAAATCGCCCCCGGCCGACAAGTCGGCCGAGTGCTCAACCGGGCGCGTGTGCGCGCTGGGCTGTAAGCTGCGCGCAGCCTGGAGGCCAAAGAAAGTCATTAAACGGCGAGCGCCTGTACAGCCGGCTCGAAAGCCAAAGGGCCGCACCGAGCCGTTCAATCACAGGTCGTCCCATGCTTTGGCCCCCTTCCCAAACGGTCGACTGCAACCAGAACGACTCAAGCCAGCCCCCGCAAATAGCTCCAAGGGTAGATGCCCCTGTCATGGCCATCGCTAAACACCAGTTGCACTCCATAACCCTGCGGATTGATAGCCCGCAGGCGCACCTCGCTCGGCGCCGTGTCGATGCGCCCCTGCAGGCGTGCAGCGCGACACTGCGAGCAGGGGCAAGCGGCGCGTAGGCGGATGTGACTCAGCTCAGTTACCTGACCGTCCGGCCACTCCAGGCGGAGCTGATCGGCGGCGCTGCGCAGGGCGCTGGGTACGTTCATTGCACCGCACCCTGTAACTGACCAAGGGCAATGCGCACGGCCTTGCGAACCTCGGGGTCTCCATCATTTTCCGCCGCTTGCAGCGCCGGCAATGCAGCCGGGTCGGCCAGCTCGCCCAAGGCCAGGGCCGCCTCCTTGCGCAGGTTGCTGATGTTGTGGCCGAGCAGTTCGACCAATGGGTGCAGCGCGCCAACGAAGCGCAGCTTGCCGAGAGCCCGTGCCGCGCGCAGGCGTACCTGCCAGTAGCCATCCGCCAACGCCTCGATCAGCGCCGGGCCCGCCTCGGCCTGACCGACCTTGCCGAGGGTAGTGGCGGCCTCCTCGCGCACCTGCCATTCGCGGTCACGCAATGCCGCGCGCAGGGCCGGCAGCACGCTGGCGTCGCTGGCCAGGCCCAGGGCGCCGGTGGCGGCCCGGCGCACCTCGGTGTCCGGGTCGCGGCTGGCCAGGGTGGCCAGAGCCGGCAGCGCGTCGGTCTGCTTGAGCCAGCCGAGGATGCCGACCGCCTCGCGACGGACGAAGGCATCGCTGTCGTGTAGCGCGCCCAGAGCCAGCGGCGCTGCCTCGGCCAGACGCAGCTCGCGCAGCGCGCGCAAAGCGCTGGCACGGACGAAGGCTTCGCCATGGGCGGCCCAGGGCAGGATCACCCTGCCCGCCTCGGCGCTTTTCAGCTCGGATAGGCTCTGCGCGGCGGCGGCGCGCACGCCTTCATCGGTATCGGCCAGGGCCGCGCACAGGGCGGCCACCACCTCTGGCTCCTCCCAGGCCTCCAGCAGACGCGCGGCCTCGGCGCGCACCTCGGCGGCCGGGTCGTCGCCCAGTGCCTGTGTCAGCCAGGGCAAGGCGTCGGGATCTTCCAGGTCGGCCAGTTCGATCAGGGCGATGCGACGCACACCGGCGTCGATATCGGCCAGGCGAGGCTGCAGGTCGAGGATGTCCGGGTTGTCGGTTATCAGTGTCATAGGGCGATTCGCAGTGGCGGGTGTTCGGTGGTGGGCAGGCCCAGTGGCGTGAGACGCGGCAGTTCGCGGCCGTCCTCGTGGCGCAGCAGCTCAAGACAATGGCGCTTGAGGTGGACGAAGCCTGGGCTGGTCAGCAGGCTGGCATTGCGCGGACGCGGGAAGTCCAGGCGCAGGTCTTCGATGAAGCGGCCCGGACGCGGGCTCATCACCAGGATTCGGTCGGCGAGGAACAGCGCCTCGTCGATATCGTGGGTGACGAACACCACGGTGGTACGGAAGCCCGTCCAGATATCCAGCAGCAGCTCCTGCATGCGCGTGCGGGTCTGCGCATCGAGGGCGCCGAAGGGCTCGTCCATCAGCAGCAGGCGCGGCCGGTTGATCAGCACGCGGGCGATCTCGGCGCGCTGCTGCATGCCGCCGGAGAGCTGGCTGGGCCAGCGCGTAGCGAAGTCCTGCAGGCCGACCAGGCGCAGCATCTCGGCGGCCTGGCGGCGGCGCTCGGCCTTGCCGATGCCCTGCATCTTCAGGCCGAAGGCGACGTTGTCCAGCACGCTGCGCCAGGGCAGCAGGGTGTGGTGCTGGAACACCATGCCGCGCTCCGGCGACGGGCCGGCGACCGGCGCCCCATCCACCAGCAGGTTGCCGCCAGTGGGCCGCAGATGACCGGCCAGGGCGCCGAGCAGGGTCGACTTGCCGCAGCCGGACGGCCCCAGGATGCAGACGAACTCGCCGGGCTCGACGGCAAAATCCAGCGCCTGCACCGCCTCGAAGGCATCCGTGCCCTGGCCGAGACGAATGGACAGTCGGCGGCCGTCGATGCGGCCGGTCTCGGGGGCTTTCTCATAGACGCTCATCGCGGTGCTCCACTGCGGTACCAGGGGGTAGCCAGGCTACCGAGGCGCTTGACCAGGCCGCTGCTGGCCATGCCGAGCAGGCCGATCAGCAGCATGCCGACGAGGATGTCCGGGTAGTTCTGGATGGTGTAGGACTCCCAGGTGTAGTAACCGATGCCGAACTGGCCGGAGATCATCTCGGCGGTGACCAGGCAGAACCAGGAGGTGCCCATGCCGATGGCCAGGCCGGTGACGATGCTCGGCGCCGCGCCCGGCAGGATGACCTCGCGCAGGATCGCCAGGCGCCCTGCCCCCAGGCTGCGCGCCGAGGCGATCAGACGCGGATCGACGCCCTCCACGCCGTGGATGGTGTTGAGCAGGATGGGGAACAGCGCGCCGGTGAAGGTGATGAACACCATCGACAGCTCCGACGAGGGGAACATCAGGATGGCCAGGGGAATCCAGGCCACCGCGGGAATCGGTCGCAGTACTTCCAGCGGCGGCAACAGGCTGGCCTCGGCCCATTTCGAGCGGCCGATGGCCAGGCCCAGCACCACGCCGATCGCGGCGGCACTGAGGTAGCCGGCGAACACGCGGCCCAGGCTACTGGTGAGGTGCGCCAGCAGCTGGCTGGAGTGCAGCAACTGCCAGGCAGCGCCGAGCACGGCGCTGGGCGTGGGCACGTAGGTGAAGGTGAGCAGGCCCAGGTCCAGCCGCGTGGTGGCGGCCAGCTGCCAGAACAGCAGGCAGGCGGCCAGCGACGCGAAGCGCAGGGGCCAGCGGTAGAAATGGGTCATGACATAGGTCCTCGGTGGACCGTAGGGGGCGCCGTGCGCACCGGGCGGACCGCAGTGGGTCCCGATGCGCGCAGCGCACCCTACGATGGCGTCAGCGCTGGGCCAGGGCCTGGTTCTGGTTGGCGCTGACGAAGTCCAGCGCAGTGCCGCCGTGCTGCTGGGCGTAGGCCTCGGCCTGGTCCTTGAGCAGGAAGGCGGCGAGCTCGCCCTTGCCGTTGCGCACGAACCAGGCCTGGTTGGCCAGCAGCTTGATGCCGCTGTCGGCAGCCTGGGCGTAGATGGCGCGGATGTCCTTGCCCTCCTGCTCCAGTGCGGCCAGGGCCTTGAGCGCGGCTTCCGGCGAGGCGTAGTGGCGCACCTTGTTCTCGCCGCGCACCCAGATCTGCGCCAGGCGCTTGAAGTCGGTGATCGGCTGGCCGGTCAGCGCATCAACGGCCTTCAGCGGCAGCGGCTGGTAGTCGGCCAGTGCCTTGTCATAGTCGCGGCCAGCCTGCTTGAAGGCGGCGCGGATGTACTGGTCGTCGACGAACTTGTCGACGTCCAGGCCGCGATCGGTCTTCTTCAGCAGCTTGAGGGTGTCGATGGAGGTGGCCAGCGCCTTGCGGTATTCCGGCTTCCAGGTCAGGTCGCGGGTCTGCAGGCCGAGCGGGCCATGGAACAGGTAGTTCACTTCGGCCTCGATAC
This genomic window from Pseudomonas furukawaii contains:
- a CDS encoding ABC transporter ATP-binding protein, translating into MSVYEKAPETGRIDGRRLSIRLGQGTDAFEAVQALDFAVEPGEFVCILGPSGCGKSTLLGALAGHLRPTGGNLLVDGAPVAGPSPERGMVFQHHTLLPWRSVLDNVAFGLKMQGIGKAERRRQAAEMLRLVGLQDFATRWPSQLSGGMQQRAEIARVLINRPRLLLMDEPFGALDAQTRTRMQELLLDIWTGFRTTVVFVTHDIDEALFLADRILVMSPRPGRFIEDLRLDFPRPRNASLLTSPGFVHLKRHCLELLRHEDGRELPRLTPLGLPTTEHPPLRIAL
- a CDS encoding DUF971 domain-containing protein translates to MNVPSALRSAADQLRLEWPDGQVTELSHIRLRAACPCSQCRAARLQGRIDTAPSEVRLRAINPQGYGVQLVFSDGHDRGIYPWSYLRGLA
- a CDS encoding HEAT repeat domain-containing protein translates to MTLITDNPDILDLQPRLADIDAGVRRIALIELADLEDPDALPWLTQALGDDPAAEVRAEAARLLEAWEEPEVVAALCAALADTDEGVRAAAAQSLSELKSAEAGRVILPWAAHGEAFVRASALRALRELRLAEAAPLALGALHDSDAFVRREAVGILGWLKQTDALPALATLASRDPDTEVRRAATGALGLASDASVLPALRAALRDREWQVREEAATTLGKVGQAEAGPALIEALADGYWQVRLRAARALGKLRFVGALHPLVELLGHNISNLRKEAALALGELADPAALPALQAAENDGDPEVRKAVRIALGQLQGAVQ
- a CDS encoding ABC transporter permease; this encodes MTHFYRWPLRFASLAACLLFWQLAATTRLDLGLLTFTYVPTPSAVLGAAWQLLHSSQLLAHLTSSLGRVFAGYLSAAAIGVVLGLAIGRSKWAEASLLPPLEVLRPIPAVAWIPLAILMFPSSELSMVFITFTGALFPILLNTIHGVEGVDPRLIASARSLGAGRLAILREVILPGAAPSIVTGLAIGMGTSWFCLVTAEMISGQFGIGYYTWESYTIQNYPDILVGMLLIGLLGMASSGLVKRLGSLATPWYRSGAPR